The following are from one region of the Periophthalmus magnuspinnatus isolate fPerMag1 chromosome 5, fPerMag1.2.pri, whole genome shotgun sequence genome:
- the tamm41 gene encoding phosphatidate cytidylyltransferase, mitochondrial, producing MTVPALHNSGVLYRRVLSQFPQDISLAFAYGSGVFKQQGTSQGQMDKNMLDFVFAVDDPVTWHTLNLLQNRKHYSILKLLGPTKISSIQNDYGASVYYNTLVPMDGRIIKYGVMSTDSLIDDLMHWKTLYVAGRLHKPVKMLVQSDNGKIRAALVANLKSAVTASFLMLPESFSEEDLFLQIAGLSYAGDFRMVIGEDKSKVANIVKDNIQYFRILYNNILRDCPQVVYKPQQGRLEVDKSPEGQFVQLMALPRTLQQRITKLVDPPGKNRDVEEILLQVAQDPDCGAVVQQGISSIVKSSSITQSIKGIATAGMWKTVSYSSKKLIKMWKGWRRKPAVSQMS from the exons ATGACAGTTCCAGCTCTGCACAACTCGGGAGTCCTGTACAGACGGGTCCTGTCCCAGTTTCCTCAGGACATCAGTTTAGCTTTCGCCTATGGATCTGGAGTGTTCAAACAGCAGGGGACCAGTCAAGGTCAAATGGAC AAAAACATGCTGGATTTTGTGTTTGCTGTGGATGACCCGGTGACATGGCACACTCTAAACCTGCTCCAAAATCGAAAACACTACTCCATCCTCAAGTTACTGGGGCCTACCAAGATCAGTTCTATTCAAAACGATTATGGAGCTTCAGTGTACTACAACACACTGGTTCCTATGGACGGAAGG ATAATAAAGTATGGTGTAATGAGCACTGACTCCCTCATTGATGACTTAATGCACTGGAAAACCCTGTATGTTGCTGGACGCCTTCACAAACCA GTGAAGATGCTGGTGCAGAGTGACAATGGAAAAATCagagctgctcttgtggctaatTTAAAAAGTGCTGTAACCGCCTCTTTTCTTATGCTGCCTGAGAGCTTCAGTGAGGAGGACCTATTTCTACAGATTGCTGGCCTTTCTTATGCCG GCGATTTTAGGATGGTGATTGGAGAAGATAAATCCAAAGTTGCCAATATCGTCAAAGACAACATTCAATACTTCAGAATCCTGTACAACAACATTTTAAGAGACTGTCCACAGGTCGTCTACAAGCCCCAGCAAGGAAGACTGGAG GTGGATAAGAGTCCTGAGGGCCAGTTCGTTCAGCTCATGGCATTACCTCGAACGCTGCAGCAGAGAATTACAAAGTTAGTGGATCCTCCGGGAAAGAACCGCGATGTGGAGGAGATCTTGCTGCAGGTGGCTCAGGACCCCGACTGTGGAGCTGTCGTACAACAAG GAATCTCATCAATCGTCAAGTCCTCCAGTATAACACAGAGTATCAAAGGCATTGCTACCGCTG GCATGTGGAAGACCGTCTCCTACAGCTCAAAGAAACTCATTAAAATGTGGAAGGGCTGGAGGAGGAAGCCCGCTGTGTCCCAGATGTCCTGA